One genomic region from Quercus robur chromosome 4, dhQueRobu3.1, whole genome shotgun sequence encodes:
- the LOC126720362 gene encoding putative disease resistance protein RGA3, producing the protein MADTLLIDLFKQLGSIAVQLAKQEINLLVGVDEEVQKLQGKLGMIKAMLDDAEERHAVKQRTEKLWLEQLQNQYYVMDDILDTWDTARIRAEIEKEEGKPADTNAPAVVKKKVCSFVPSPSCCFNLPLRHDVGHMIRKLNEKLDMVFKDKATYGIDFNRQPDVVERPTTTSFVDVSQIFGRNIYRDDPLKNLLGVGSQEETNSYCVISLVGLGGIGKTTLAQLAYNHPDVQAHFQKRMWICVSDPFDQCNVAKAIIKEVDPRHEPLNDTKLQTLLCKIQDLIKDEKYFLVLDDVWTEDFQKWEPFKIALKNDVHGSRILVTTRKQRAAEVMGSVLTINLKVLSDEDCWSIFSKIAFSNEEQLKYLEDLGRKLAIKCKGLPLAAKTLGSLMQNKRSREQWNKILDSHMWELEDIEKGLLAPLLLSYYELPSTMRRCFSYCAVFAKDYRFSRDQLVLHWIAQGYVESKANMELEDIAEEYFEKLAMRSFFQDFRNDEDNDGKIISCKMHDIVHDFAQFMSKNESFVIDSDKKLEIDCQIARHLHLEISKEMQHLESIYHAKSLRSLFLLSHDMDYEFEMLLSNSFHHFKCLRTLILDCPIKKLPDAVENLIHLRCLFICENVEIEELPETFCNLCNLQTLKIENHRYFKKLPQGMSKQINLRHLIFKDCFDWNDVVFPKGIGKLIGLRTLSHFHIGDKNDREGCKLGELKNLNQLRGTLKIYGMENVVNVDEAHNAQLKDKIHLRGLVLMFEELAFYEREERMENDVKVLTALELPRNLQRLTIWGYQGNTIYPNLPTLGQLPFLEVLDIMGLDKVKKVGDEFLGIEDSKNKKDYGIIFPNLKSLRFSWMSNWEEWIGMGGTGEEEEENDNGIVTNSIIIKIMPRLQSLKIDLCNKLKSLPNYLLTAPSLKNLEISHSPLLRKRYQRGNWHKISHISNITLDGWKWVQ; encoded by the coding sequence ATGGCTGATACACTACTCATTGATCTCTTCAAGCAATTGGGTTCAATCGCTGTTCAGCTTGCTAAGCAAGAGATCAACTTGCTAGTTGGCGTTGATGAAGAAGTCCAAAAGCTTCAAGGCAAGCTCGGAATGATCAAGGCAATGCTGGACGATGCTGAGGAAAGACATGCTGTGAAGCAGCGTACTGAGAAGCTTTGGTTAGAGCAGCTCCAAAACCAGTACTACGTGATGGATGACATCTTGGACACCTGGGACACTGCAAGGATCAGAGCAGagattgagaaagaagaaggaaaaccaGCTGATACTAACGCTCCTGCTGTTGTCAAGAAGAAGGTATGCTCCTTCGTCCCATCTCCATCATGTTGTTTTAACCTTCCTCTGCGTCATGATGTTGGTCACATGATAAGAAAACTGAATGAAAAGTTAGATATGGTTTTCAAAGACAAAGCAACCTATGGGATAGACTTTAATAGGCAACCTGATGTAGTTGAGAGACCAACAACTACGTCCTTTGTGGATGTGTCCCAAATATTTGGCCGTAATATTTATAGGGATGATCCACTAAAAAACCTGTTAGGTGTGGGTAGTCAAGAAGAAACAAATTCTTATTGTGTCATTTCCTTAGTGGGTTTGGGCGGTATTGGAAAAACAACTCTTGCCCAATTAGCCTACAATCATCCTGACGTGCAAGcccattttcaaaaaagaatgTGGATTTGTGTTTCTGATCCATTCGATCAGTGCAATGTTGCCAAAGCAATCATTAAGGAGGTTGACCCTAGACATGAACCCCTCAATGATACTAAATTGCAAACTCTCTTGTGTAAAATTCAAGATTTGATTAAGGACGAGAAGTATTTTCTTGTCTTAGATGATGTGTGGACTGAAGACTTCCAAAAATGGGAGCCTTTCAAAATTGCTCTAAAAAATGATGTTCATGGTAGTAGAATTCTAGTAACCACACGTAAACAAAGAGCTGCAGAGGTGATGGGGAGTGTCCTCACAATAAATTTGAAGGTATTGTCTGATGAAGATTGCTGGTCGATTTTTAGTAAAATAGCATTTTCTAATGAGGAGCAACTAAAGTATCTAGAAGATCTTGGTAGAAAACTAGCAATTAAGTGTAAAGGTTTACCATTGGCTGCAAAGACTCTAGGTAGCCTAATGCAAAACAAGAGAAGTAGAGAACAATGGAATAAGATTTTGGATAGTCATATGTGGGAATTAGAAGATATTGAAAAAGGCCTTTTGGCACCATTGTTATTGAGTTATTATGAACTACCCTCAACAATGAGACGTTGTTTCTCATATTGTGCTGTCTTTGCAAAAGATTATCGCTTTTCTAGAGATCAATTGGTCCTCCACTGGATAGCTCAAGGATATGTCGAGTCAAAAGCAAATATGGAGTTGGAAGACATAGCGGAAGAATATTTTGAAAAGTTAGCCATGCGCTCTTTCTTCCAAGATTTTCGGAATGATGAAGATAATGATGGCAAGATAATAAGTTGCAAAATGCATGATATAGTGCATGACTTTGcccaatttatgtccaaaaatgAATCCTTCGTAATTGATAGTGATAAGAAGTTGGAGATAGATTGTCAAATTGCTCGTCATTTACACTTAGAAATTTCTAAAGAAATGCAACACCTTGAATCCATCTATCATGCAAAAAGTCTACGtagtctctttcttctttcgCATGACATGGATTATGAGTTTGAGATGCTCCTATCAAACTCATTCCATCATTTTAAATGTTTACGAACATTAATTTTGGATTGTCCAATTAAGAAACTTCCAGATGCCGTGGAAAATTTGATACATTTAAGGTGTCTTTTTATTTGTGAGAATGTTGAAATAGAAGAATTGCCTGAAACCTTTTGCAATCTATGTAATTTACAAACTTTGAAAATCGAGAATCATCGTTATTTCAAGAAATTACCACAAGGGATGagtaaacaaattaatttaAGACATCTTATATTTAAAGATTGTTTTGATTGGAACGATGTGGTATTTCCAAAAGGGATTGGGAAATTAATTGGTCTTAGAACATTAAGTCATTTCCACATAGGTGATAAGAATGATAGAGAAGGATGTAAACTTGGAGagttaaaaaatttgaatcaaCTTCGAGGGACTCTTAAAATATATGGGATGGAAAATGTGGTAAATGTGGATGAGGCTCATAATGCACAATTGAAAGATAAAATACATCTCCGTGGATTGGTGCTAATGTTTGAAGAACTAGCTTTCTACGAACGTGAAGAAAGAATGGAGAATGACGTAAAAGTATTGACTGCCTTAGAGCTACCACGAAACTTGCAACGTTTAACAATTTGGGGCTACCAGGGCAACACAATTTATCCTAATTTGCCTACTTTGGGGCAGttgccattccttgaagtattagATATAATGGGGCTTGATAAAGTGAAGAAGGTGGGAGATGAATTTCTGGGAATAGAAGAttccaaaaacaagaaagaCTACGGCATCATATTCCCAAACCTGAAATCTCTCAGATTTTCATGGATGAGCAACTGGGAAGAATGGATTGGGATGGGAGGAAcgggagaagaagaagaagaaaatgataatGGTATTGTTACAAAttccataataataaaaataatgccaCGTCTTCAGTCCTTGAAAATTGATCTCTGCAACAAGCTAAAGTCTCTGCCAAACTACTTGCTTACTGCTCCATCATTGAAGAATTTGGAGATTTCTCATTCACCGCTTCTTCGAAAACGTTACCAAAGAGGGAACTGGCACAAGATTTCTCATATCTCTAACATCACGTTGGATGGATGGAAGTGGGTGCAATGA